GGTACGTACGTCGAAACGGTCCCATCGCGAACCAGACAGACGACCGAATCGTCTACTGCTGCGTAGATATTACCCGAAGATAGCTCTTCGACCCCCTCGGTCGTTCCATCAGGGGAGACCCGCCGGGGGCCCGACGTCGTGCTGACGAGTATCGTCTCCCCGCCTACCGGCGCGACCTGGACTGCTTCGAGCTCGGTCCGCCACTCCAGCTCACCCATCGCCGCATCGAGTCCGACGAGTTGGTCGCTCTGGAGCGCCACGACGAGCGTGTCACCACAGCAGCCGATGCTTCGAACGACTGCGGAGAGATCGGAGTCAAAGCTGATCTCGCCGTCGAGCGTAATGTGCGTAAGGAACGTCCACGTCGCGAGAACGAAGCCAGCGGGAGTCGCGACCAGTTCGTCATCCCGGTCACCGGGGCGGGTGCGCTCGACGTCGAACCGCTGCTGGCCGCTAGCGACATCGATCGCACGGAGGCGGTTCGGCCCGAGCACGCCACAGAGCCCCACCTCAGTAATTGCAGCGATGGCGTGTGCATCATCGACCGGCTGGCTCCAGATCCGTTCGCCATCCTGCGAGTAGGTCGTCAGCTGTCCCGGTGAAAGAACGATCACCCGCTCGGAGAAGGCGATATCGACGATCGGCTCACCATGGTCGATACCGGCCCGCCCGTCGCCAGTGACTATCTCAATGTGGCCATCGCTCCCGATCGCAATCGCCCCATTGCCGACACCGACCGCCTCGACTGTGGCACTCTCGAACGAAGCGCTCTGGCGATAGCGCTCACTCATCGGCGTCACCTCCAGCCAGCAGGTTTTCGAGCCCTGATGGCCCGTCCCCGAGCCGCATGTCCAACCGTTCGGCCTGCTCCTCGACGTACCGACGGAGCTCGGGGTAGCCTTCGAGATCGTCGATCTTTGTTCGAACGCTTGCGACATACTGGCGGATCGTCTTCGGCTCCGTCCGGTCGAGCCGTTCGAGGAAGTACTCCGTCGATGGCTCGATCGGCTCGCGGTCGGACAGGTGGACACTCTCGACGAACTCCCGCTGGAGATCGCTTCCGAGCACACGATCGGCGATCTCGGCCGGGGTGTACCCCTCCGAGGCTGCGCCGATCCGTCCGTACTCGATCCCGCCGGTCCCCTCCATCCCGGAGAGATGCTTCCGCCAGACCTCGGCCATCACTTCCTTGTCGGGCTGGGGGATGAACTGCTGGATCGGGAAGCGGCGGGTCGCCGCTGGATCGATGGTAAAGGGCATGTTTGTCGCCCCGATCACCAGCAGGTTGTCCTCGATCTCGTTCATCTCCTGAAGGAAGGCGTTCGTCAGCGAGCGCTCATGACGCTGCAAGGAGTCATCGCCACGATCCGGAATCAGCGTGTCGACCTCGTCGAAAAATAGTACGGCAAAGCCCTCCTGAGCGATCCCGTGTGCCTTCTCGAAGATGGCTTCGACGCGCTTCTCCGACTCGCCCGAGTACTTCGAGAGCACGTCGCTACCCTTGATTTCCAGGAACTTCACCTCGCCGTAGCTGTCCTCGATGTTCGAGTTGTACTTGGCCTCGTAGGCGATGGCCTCCGAGATGAGTGTCTTCCCGCAGCCGGGCGGACCGTACAGCAGCATGCTGTTGCCCCGTGACGCGAACTCGTCGCCGTAGCGGTCGACGACCTCGTCGCGGACATCCGGATCGAACAGGGCAAGCAGGTTCTCGGCAGTCCGCTTGACCCCCGGCAGCCCCGCAACATCCTCCTCGAAGCTAACCGTCGGCTTCTTGGGTTCGAGGTTCACCTGTATCTCCTCGTCGTCGCCCTCGGCGCCGTCACCGGGCCCGCCGGGGCCGCCGCGGCTCGCGGACGATCTGGTGGCCCGGAGCTCCCGGAGCTCGCCAGCGTCGATAAATTCGAGTTCAGTTTCGGGCGTCACCCGGAGCGTCGTGTAGCCCGACGGCTCCATGGCGGCGACCTCGAACGTCGCGAGACTATCGCCGTTTGGGACGACCTCTTCCATAGGATGGAGCAGATAGTCGTTCTCCCGGAGGAACGGACCCAGCTCGTCCGGCGCGACCTCGCTCGTGTGGATCTTCGCCAACTCGCACTCGATAACATCGTGTTTTCCGGCGTCGGGATCGACGAGGAAATCCTTCCCGCGGTCGATCCCGTCGAACACCGTCTTGACGTTCTGGTGCATCCGGACCTTGTTCCCGATGCCATCGACGATCGAATCGTCGACCGGGTCGACATAAAAGAATGCCTGCCGGTCGTTATGACGGATTTTGATCGTGTTCGTGTTCGGTCCAACCTTTTTTGCGCCGATCTTGATTCGTGAGGTGGGCTGGTCGCGTTTCAGTATTGGTGTCAGATTAAGCATTGTCGTCACTCCGTAGCTGTGTCGTGGCGGTTTCGATCGTCGACAGCAGTTCGTTCTGCTGCTGGTCGGTCCGGTTACGGACGTATCGTGCGTCGGCGTCAGCCCGGCGGACTATCCGGCGAAGTGTTTCAAGCATCGCGACGACGCTCTCGCAACCGGTTGCGAACGCCCCCTCAACCCCAGCGACGCCGATCCGTCGGCCGATCCGCTCGAAATCGTCGAGCACGTCTTCAAGCCGTGCAAGTAGCGCTTCGACGACTGGCCGCCAGTTCCGGGAATATGGCGGGCTCGACCCGAGCGGGACGATAACCCATGAGTCGACGGTCTCAAAACGGTTACCGGTCATCACACGGTTGGCGGTCTCCGCGTCGAACCGCTCGATCGTCGCGCCGCCGCGCTCGTAGCTCGTCTCCAGTACGCGGGCTACGAGATCATCCTCACGCGAGACGGTGTCCGTCCCGCCGTCTGGACGATACTCGCCGGTGCCGTGACCGTCGACCCGCGGCGGAAACGGTGCTCCTGCACGCAACAGTTCGGCGATATCGAGGAGCGTATCCATTGCGATATCGATCCGTCGGGCGGGCTCTTCTCCCGAGTATGTCCGCATCGCAAGGAGCCCCTCGCCCTGATCCTCGATCCGGCGGACCCCGTGGAGCAACGAGTCTGCGCGCATCCTACGACATCTCGAGCCCGCTCGTCTCGGCTTCCTGCGTCTCTTCACCAGCGGTCTGCTGTGCGGTCTCGCCGACGCTCTCGATATCGCCTAGCACGTCGTCGACCATCGAGGCGACCTCGTGGTCCCCGGTATCCTCGATCGTCTCCTCGATACCGCCCACACCCGCGAGCTGGGTTGTGAGTTCACCCATGTTGTCGACGATGTTCATCGCCTCGTCAGGGAACGTCTGCTTCTTTAGCGCCTGTGTACGGACCTGTTCGCGTTTGTTCCCCAGTGTTGTCTTCGCGGATTTCAGCATCTCAATGTTGTCCGCGAGCCGGTCGGCTCCGCTTTCGACCTTCTCGGCGAGGTTCTCCTGGTCGGCCTGTTTCATCTTCTTGTGATAGACCAGCTTCCGCTTGAGCTGCTGGAACCGCTCGCGCTCCTCTTCGGAAAGTGTCGATGGGTCCTGCGGGACGCCCGCTCCGTCGCCGAGACTCTTCAGCTCCTGGGCGGTCTCTTCCAGATGTTCGTCTATCTGCCCCGACTGCTGGTCAAGCCCGTTCATACGGTCTTCGAGCTTCTCCTTTGCGCTGTCGACCCGCTCGATCGTCTCTGATATCTTCTCGACACAGGCGTCGATCGCCGCCGCCCAGTTGAGGATCATGCGACCGTTGATCTCGTCAGGGTTCTCGCTCGGGTTGCGGAGCATCACCACCTGTCCCCCCTGTAGCTCCAGAATATCTTCCGACGCGAAAAACTCGATCAGTGCCTCGGCCTGCTGTTCGCTGGTGACGATATCACCCTTCTCATCGCTGGCCTCGGACAGCGTCTCGATCGCCTCTCGGCGGTCGATCCGACCGTTCCCTTCTTTGAGCTCCATCGAACCGAGTAGATCGGTCTTGATGATCGCCCGGATCGCTCGCTCCCATTCGCCCTCGACGTCGTCTCCTTCGATCCAGCGGGCCTCGAGGCGAACCGGGTCGTCGGTCTGGTTGACCGGGTTCGCTATCACGTACTCCTGTCCGTCACTTTCGATTCGTTCGAATTCGTATTTCTGGGGCATCGTTGATTAGTCCTGTAGTCGCGTTATTCGGCCATCCCGCCGAACTCCTCTTCGTTGACGAGGCTCCGGTAGCGCTCGCGCACCGCGTCCCTGACGTGTTCGTTGACAGCAGTCGTGCTGCTTACCTGTAGTTCCTCGAAGTGATCCTCGGCCAGTTCGATCCACTCGGGTAGTGTCCCCGGAAGCTGGTCCGTCTCGGCCTTGACCTCCGATCGGATCCGCCGGGCATGGTCCTCAGCAACGGCCCTGAACGGTTCGACAACTTCGACCATCTCTCGGCCGTGCTCGAGTCCAAGTCGGTCGGTCAGCGTGTCTCTGGCCCCCTCGAGGATCTCGGGGCGGACGGTCCGGGCCTTCGACAGCACGTCGAACCGGGTGTCGATCTCGTTTTCGACAACCTGCTCGAACTCGCCGCTCCGAAGCACGTAGCTCGACCCCTCGAACTCGTTTTCGACCGCCTCTTCGATCTCCGTGGCCAGAAACTGGGCATACTCGTCGATCGCCTCTTCGACGAGATACTCTCCATCGAGGTCGACAATATACCCCTCGCGGTCGAGATACCGAATTACGTCGGACGTCGCTGCGACATCGATAACGCTTTCGAGGTCGCCGTGAGCGATCTTTCCATCCGAGGCTTCTGACTGCAGTCTGGAGTCCAGACCCACGTCATCGGCATGCTCCTTGAGTTGCGGGCCGATCGTGTAGTAGTCCCGCTTTCCCGCAGTGATCCGACGGACGTAGTCGCGTTCGGCGAGCTCGTCGACGAAAAAATCCAGATCGTCGATGGCAAGAGAAAACCGGGACCGGAGCGTCTCACCGGTGACGACCAGACGCTGGCCGAACAGGTTCGTTAGCTCCCGCGTAATGTTCATGTTCCCTTTCACTCCGAACGGATCAACGTAGAACACGCCGTCACGGAGCTGGTCCAGATCGACGAACTCGTCGGCCGTCATCCCAGTAAGCGCTTCCCGTAGTTCACTTGCGGTCAGGGATCGGGCGTTGAGTAGCCCGACATCAGCGCTCTCATAGCCCGACTTGAGCTCTTTTTTCTGATCCGCAACGTAGACGAACCCATAGTTATCCTGGGCAATGTCCCTACAGACGTCCTCAAGGACATCCGTATCGACCGGCAGGAGTGTCATTGTAAAGGAAATTATATGCTTGGATAGTAAAACTTATGTTCGGCACATTGTCCACCAGGGGTCAACAATCCCGGATCAAGTCGGTCGAGAACCGAAGGTATTCGCGAGTACTCGACTGGTAACAGTGTCTCAGGTGTCCTCGTCCATCACTGAAATATCGCTAATGAGCGACTGGGAGATCCGGAGGTCCTCGACCTCGGTCCCCGTGTCGAGGATCGTCTCGTCGACGTTACAGTTCTCGACCGTGGCGTCCGGGAAGACGAGCGTCCGTTCGAGCGTCGAATCACGAACGGTCGCCCCGGCCATCACGTGAACTGTCTCGCCGATCTCGCAGTTCTCGACCGTGGCATCGGGGTCGACCATCGATCCCCCGTCGAGTTTCCACTCGACAGTGTCAAGATAGGAGTCGGCCGAGCCGATATCGAACCAGACATCGTCGAACGTAAAGGCGTGAACCGGCTCGTTTGACTGGAGCCAGTCGATGTACCAGCCGGGCTCGTCGGGGTTGTTGTCGCCGGCGAGATACTCCGCAAACCGTACCGAATCGGCTGGGAATGCGTAACAGGCGATCGATACCAGCGTGCTGTTAGGTTCGTCGGGTTTTTCCTGGAAATCGATGACCCGAGAACCGTCCAGTTCGACCAGCCCGTAGGATTTGGCCTTTTCGCGGGACCCGACATCGTAGGCCGCGAGTGTGGGCGTACCGTTCGCCTCGAACTCGTCGAGGAACTCGCCCAGATCGAAGCCGATCAGGTTGTCGCCCGCGATGACAAAGAGGTCGTCGTCGACATCTTCACGATCGACAAGTTGGGACAGCGCGCCGACGACGCCGAACTTCTCGTCTTCATCCGCCGTGTCCTCAACGGAGAGCTGTGTTTTGTCGTACCCCCGGTCGGCAAGGTGCTCTCTAAACGTCTCTGCGAACGCTTCGTTCGTACTCAGGTAGACAGTATCAATCCGGTCGTCGTCTTCTAGCTGCTGGAGTATCCGATCAATAACTGTTGTTTCTCCCACTGGAAGTAGCATCTTCGGCCGGCGACGAGTAATGGGCCACATCCGCGTGGCGAACCCCCCAGCCAGTACAATAGCGTCCATATGTGAAATCTCAGTTCAACGGATAAAAAGCTAGTGGCGATGCGGGGCGGCTCCCTGAGCCAGGAGCTTCTCGCCCACAGATTGCTACACTCCGGGGGATCTCACCATTCAGAGACAGCTGTCTGTTGATTGCCTGATTGTCCGCCTTGCTGTGAGCGTATACACCGTCCCGAGCATATGAGTCTCAAGGAGTTCGTACCCACCAAAGACGTCGTCAACCGCCGCCCGGACATCACCGTCGACGTTCCAGTTCGCGTACCAGCGAAGGAACCGGCCCAACAAAGGGTTGCCCAGCCGGAGTGGCCCCGACTGAAACCCCTGCAGATCGAGAATACCAAGCGGTGCGTCCCGAGTTAGCGCGTCGTGCACGTTTCGGACCGTTCGCTCGACATCGGGCATTACACTCATCGAGAGCGTCGCGAGCGCGGCGTCGTACCCAGTGCCCAGATCAGCGGTCGTTGCATCGGCACGCATGATGTCGACGTTCTCCCACCTATTCTCATCGACTCGCGCGTTCGCCTTCGCAATCATCTCCGGGCTGTAGTCGATCGCCACGAGTTGGCCCTCGTCACCGATCTCGTCCAGCACTGGCGCGAAATTGACACCGGGTCCACAGCCGATTTCGAGTACTCGATCGCCCGGTTCGAGGCCGAGCTTCTCGATCAGATCCTCGCGTATCGGTTCGAAGTCCTGTTCGCTCATCGAGTACCAGTCGCTCCAGCGATCCCAGACGGTTGCACTGCGCTCCAGGTGTTCTCGGTACTCCCCTTCGGCGTCCGGTTGACGTTCGATGTCAGTCATCGTCCGATACGTCTGCCATCAGATGAGAGTAGCATGAATCTTCCTGTAGTTAAGTCTGGAGAGAGTTACGAGACACCGACAGTTTGTATCTCTCCTGGGCGACCTAAGCGCGCAACAGAAGTGAGTTCACTCCGGCTGCGCGGTCTGAAACGCCGATTCGACATTTTCCCTCCATTGTCGAGCGGTATTGAGTTCCGCTTCGATCGCCGAGAGGTTTTGCTCGATCATCTCGTTCGTCTCGTCGAGCCGACGCTCGATCGTTGCGAGCTCCCCCTCATGCCGACCGCTGTCGTTTCTGAGAGTCTCGATATCGGCCTCAAGCTGATCGAGACGGTCACGCTGTGCCGCCATGTCGTTTCGGAGCCTCGCAAGCTCCGCGTGGAGTTCGTCGACTTCTTCGAGCAGATCGGTGTCAGTGTCGAACAGGTCTTCCATCGCCTGCAGGTAGGCTTCGAGGTCGAGAAATCGCGATTTGAGGTAGTTCAGCTGTACCTCCACCTGTCTGTTGTCGCGGATTCCCAGCGCGTTGCGTAGTTTGGCTCGCTTGGAATCGGTGACGTCCTCGTCCTCAAGCGCGGTGATGAGTGTGTCGACGTTGATCGGTACTCCCTGCCCCTCAACCCCATCGGAATCCTCTTCGCCTTCGGTAGGTTCGATTCGCTGCTTGCCGTCCCGCTGTTGCTCCGGTCCCCCATTAGTACTTTTTGACTGACTGTCATTCGTACTGTCGGCATCCTCCCCCAGAAGGTCGTCGAGACTCACGCTGTCCTCTGTCATCTCCAGTTCCCCGTGAGAATCCAGGAACTCCAGATACTCCGGATCCTGAACGAGACCCGCCGGACTGAGTTCGTCAACTTCGTTCTGCAGCTCCCCAAACACCTGGGTCTCGGACGCTGCCGGTCCACTGCCAGTGGCTGTTTCCCCTCGAGTGAATTCGTCCATGTCGTCCCCGCCCCGTCTGTCTTGCCCCCGATTGTTCTCTCCCATTTGTTTACCCCGAATTTCGGTTGTTACCGAATCTAATTAGTTAATACAGCTACATGTTAAAAAGTAGTTGGTTAGTTACCATATATTGCAGAATTCAGTTACTTCCTACCGGATAGTAGGAGGATCATAAGGGTTGATAGTATGGAATGGGGGGATGTGGCAACGCAACACCGAACATCGCGAGGCCATGTTGAAGCGGGATATATCCGAGGAGAACGAACCCGATACCGAGGACACGGTGGAGTCGAGCGCGCATTTCGCTCCCCATCGACTGAAAGACGGTACCAGTGAGAAAGACCGCAGGGATCGTTCCGAGACCGAGCACGCCGAGGACAGCCATACCACCGATCGCGTCCCCCTGGACGAACGCGTACAGGAACGCCGGGTACAGCAGCGGACACGGGAGCAGTCCGTGTGCTGCACCAAGACCAGCAATGCGCCAGTTGCCGACCCACCGGTCGACGCGTGGGACGAGCCGTGCATTGATCGCAGCGGACAGTCGAGCAGTTCCGGGGACAGCAATATCGTGTGCGTGACTCCCCGCGACGTACCGGAGCCCGACTGCGACGATGAGCGCTCCGACTACGAGTCCAGTGACCGCGTGGATGTCGCTCACAATTGCTGTCACCCGCCGCCCACTGACGAAGACGAGATTCCCGGCCAGTCCGAACAGCCCGCCGAGCACCGCATAACTCATAGTTCGCCCGAGATTGAACAGACCATGCTGTTTGACGTGGACGAATGTGAGACTATCGGCACGACGTCCGTTCTCTCGCATCCGGTCGGCGTACATCGTGACCAGCGGTCCACACATACCGATACAGTGTGCACCACCGAGCAAACCGACGAGGGCGAAAACGGCGAGACCGATCGGCTCGCCGGCGTACAGATCACCCGACGGTGCACAGGAGGCAATCATCGTCTATCAGTCGTGTATCGCTGGATCGTAGTTCGCGACGATGTCGTCGATATCGTCGGTTACTTTCTCGGGATCGATGTTTTCGCCACGGTAGGCGCGTTCGACCACTCCACCGGGGTTGACGAGCAGCGTCACGACGATATGCAGGAAGTCGTAGTGCTCGACCCGGTCGCTTTCGGCCGTCCGCTCGAAATCGATCCCCAGCCGATCCCTGACCACTGTTCGGGCTCTGTCCGGCGTTTCGGGGCGGAGGAACTTCCAGTTCCCGAGCGACAGGTCCGCTCCCATCATCTCCGAAGATTCCCTGAGCGCCGTCTCGTCGTCGCGTTCGGGATCGAACGTGATCGGCAGGAACAACACGTCGTCCGTCCGATCCAGGTCGTCGACGAGTGACTGTACCCCGGCAAACCGGTTGAGAAGGACGCCACACTCGTCCGGACAGAACGTAAACACGCCGGTGAGCAGGGCTGTTCGGTCCATTGCAGCCGAGTCGAACACAGTGTCGCTCAGTCCGTCTGGAAGCTCGAATTCCGGGAGCGCCTCCCCATAGGCCGGGTAGGGGAGGTCCTCGCTGTCGGCCAGCTGATCGGCCGGTTCGTCGAGGACGACCCCGTCGAGCTCGTCGTCGAACACGTCGGTGAGACAGCCAGCAGTGCCGAGCAGGCCCGTGCTGGCGACTGCAGAGAGATACGATCGTCGGTCCATATCGATCGGTAGGACTCCCTCTGAATAACCGAATTGGTGCGATTGCCGAAAGCGTTCGCCGTAACCGATACGGAGTCAGACCGTTCTACCGGCCGATATCAGTGCGACGCTCCTCGATCGGCACCGGATCCGGCTGGTAAAAGAAGTTGGGCCGCTCGATTCGGTTGTCGTACTGGTTCTCGAAGACGTGTGTCGTCGCCGAGCTCATCGGTGGCAGCAACCAGTCGCGGTCCCCAGTGACATCACGGCCCGCTGTCTCCTCGTTTCGTTCGAACTGCTGGAACTGATCGGTCACTTTGTGGTGGTCGACGATCTGGACACCGGCCTCGTCGAAGGAGTGCAACACCGCCCGGTTCAGTACGAGGAGTGCCTCGTCCTTCCATAGGTTCCGGTCGCGATCCGTCTCAAGGCCGAGCCGTTCGGCAACGATCGGCAACATATCGTACCGGTCCTCGTCCGCGAGGTTCCGGGAACCGATCTCCGTGGAGACGTACCAGCCGCTAAAGGGCGCAGCGGTGTACTGGATCCCGCCGATCTCCATGCGCATATTCGAGACGACGGGAACGTCGTACCAGCGAAGGCCAAGCTCCTCGAACCAGTCGTACTCGGGGTGAGAAAGCGGGACTTCGCCGATCGCGGATTCGGGAACGTCGAACAGTTCGGGCTCCCGGTCGCGGATCTGGATGACGTGGGGCTGAATGTCGAACCGCGTCCCTTCTCCTTCCCACCCCCGTGATTGACAGTATTCGGTCAGCGCGACCTCGTCGGGATCGCCAACGACGCCATGGTCCGTTTGATACCCCGCGTACCGTAACAGTTCGTAGTTCCAGAGTCGCACCTGCTGCTCGCCGTCGATCACCGGCTTGAACACGGTGAGCAGCGGGACGATATCCCCTCCGTTGCGCGCCCGTTCGAGATGCTCACAGCACGCCTCGTGTACCTCGCGTGCTGTCTCACAGTTCCTCCGGTCAAGGACGTTCAGCCGCTGCCAGAACAGCCGGCCGATACAGCGGTTACTGTTTCGCCAGGCGATCTTCGCGCCGTGTTTTAGCTCCTCGGTGGTGTGGTCATAGTGGCCACGGCGGGCGATCTCGTCTTCGATCTCGTCAAGTCGGTCTTCGATTTCGTCTTCCTTGCCAAGTTCTGCATAACACTGCTCGACAAAATCGTGAGCCTGCTCGTACAGTTCGACCCGATCGTACTCGGGTAGTGGCTCGTGCATACCGGGGGTTAGGAGTAGCCGGGCTTACAACTGACGACATGCGTGCTCGCATCGTCGGCCTGGCATCAACCCCGCACCGACGTGTTTTTGTCTGTACTCGCCAACACGGTGTCGTGAGCCCTTCACGAGACCTTTCCCGGCGACTACGAGCCATCACCGAATTGAGGAAGCTGTACCTGTTCGTCGGTGGGATCACCGCCTTTCTCTCGTGGGTCGTGATGCCACCACTCGGCCTGATTGCGGGCTTCTGTGGAATGGAGCTATACCGAAAGCAGGGGCTGCCGCTCTCGGGAATCGTGATCGGCGGAATCGGGATTGCCGCCGTCCTGACATGGTTCGTGATCCTCGCAGTGTACTAGGGCGTGATCACTGCCCGCCCCTCGATCTCGTTGTGTTCCAGCATCTCCGCGACGCTATTTACCTCGTCGAGACCGAACTGTGTGGTGTGTAAATCGACGTCGCCGCGTTCGACGAGTGCGACGAGTTCCTGGAGTTCGGTGTACTTGCCGACGATGTTGCCCTGGTAGGCGAACTCGCCGTTGACCAGCGCCTGCGCCGGTTCGTGAATATGGCCACCGTAGCCGATAATGTGGTGGTCACCACCGGCGGCACAGATGTCGGGGGCAAGCGCGGTCGTCGAATCCGCACCAACGAAGTCGAGTACCTGCGCCGCGCCGTTCCCGTCGGTGAGCGCCTCGATTTCGCTCGGGATATCCTGTCCCTCGGGGTCGAGTGTATGATGTGCGCCGAGGTCGCTCGCGAGGTCGCGGGCTTCCTGCTTGATATCGACGGCGACGATCTCGGCCGCACTCATCGCGTCGATACACTGCAAGCCGATATGGCCGAGTCCGCCGACCCCGATGACAACGGCGGTATCGCCCGGTACGAGATCACCGACTGCCTTCTTGGCGGCGTGGTACGCCGTGATCCCCGCGTCGGCGTGAGGGGCGATCTCGGCCGGATCGACGCCGTCGGGAAGCGGGATGACCGCCCGTTCGTTCGTGAGCAGCGTCTCGGCGAAGCCGCCGTCTGTTGTCAGTCCCGAGAACTGATCGTTCTCGCAGTACATCGTCTCGCCCATCCGGCAGGGTCGACAGGTCCCACAGGTACGGACTGGATGGCAGATTACCTGATCACCCTCGGAGACGAGCGTCACCTCGTCGCCCACCGCCGCAACTGTCCCGGCGTTCTCGTGGCCGAGCGTCATCGGTAGCGGCTGGGGGACGTACTCCTCCCACATGCCCTCGATGATGTGGTTGTCCGTCTGACACCAGCCCGCACCCTCGACATCAAGGAGGACGTGATCGCTGGCAGTGATCTGTGGCTGATCGACCTCGTCGAGCGAGAGCCCGTTCGCCATGTCGTGTGTGTACTCGTGAAGTCTGGCTGCCTGCATAGCTACACATTCTTCACGAACAATCATAAACGTACGCGCCGCGACAGGGCGATCCCTACTCGTGGCCGGAGATCGGCACTGGCTCGTAGGGCTCTTCGAGATAGTCGAGTTCGCTATCGGCGAGGTCGATCTCGGTCGCCTCGACGGCGGCTTCAAGATGCTCAATCGAGGAAGTGCCAAGGATCGGCGTCGTCACCCACTCCTTGTGCAGCAGCCACGCCATGGCGATCTGGGCCATCGACCGGTCCTTCTCGGCGGCCAGTTCCTGAACGCGCTCGTTGATCTCGCGACCACCGCCGTCCGCGTACGGACGTCCCAGCGAAGCCTCGTGCTCGCCTCGGGTCGTCTCGTCGAACTCCTCGTGGGGGCGCGTGAGAAAGCCCGCACCGAGAGGGCTCCACGGCATCACGCCGATGCCTTCCTTCTGACAGAGGGGAAGCATCTCGCGTTCCTCCTCGCGATAGGCGAGGTTGTAGAGGTTCTGCATCGTGGCAAAGCGTTCCAGCCCGAGCCGGTCGCTCGTGTGCAATGCCTCGGCGAACTGGTGGGCCCACATCGAGGACGCGCCGATGTGGCGTACCTGTCCGCGTCGAACGGTGTCATCGAGCGCCCTGAGCGTTTGCTCGATGGGCGTATCGTAGTCCCAGCGATGGATCTGGTACAGATCGACGGTGTCCATCCCCAGCCGATCCAGCGAGTTCTGGAGCTCCTGTTCGATGGCCTTCCGCGAGAGCCCCTCGGAGTTCGGGTCGCCCTCTCGCATCTGGAAGCGGACCTTCGTCGCGACGACCATCTCGTCGCGGTTGTACTCGGCCAGCACGTCACCGAGGATCTCCTCGCTCGTCCCCGTACTGTAGATGTTGGCCGTATCGAAGAAGTTGATACCCAGTTCGATCGCGCGCTCGATCAGCGCCTCGCTCTCCTCCCGATCCAGCATCCACTCGTCGTCATCCCCAAAACTCATACAGCCCAGACAGAGTTCGCTCACGTCGATGCCGGTGCTGCCGAGTGTGGTATACTCCATATGCCAGCAGGC
Above is a genomic segment from Natranaeroarchaeum aerophilus containing:
- a CDS encoding ATP-binding protein, which codes for MLNLTPILKRDQPTSRIKIGAKKVGPNTNTIKIRHNDRQAFFYVDPVDDSIVDGIGNKVRMHQNVKTVFDGIDRGKDFLVDPDAGKHDVIECELAKIHTSEVAPDELGPFLRENDYLLHPMEEVVPNGDSLATFEVAAMEPSGYTTLRVTPETELEFIDAGELRELRATRSSASRGGPGGPGDGAEGDDEEIQVNLEPKKPTVSFEEDVAGLPGVKRTAENLLALFDPDVRDEVVDRYGDEFASRGNSMLLYGPPGCGKTLISEAIAYEAKYNSNIEDSYGEVKFLEIKGSDVLSKYSGESEKRVEAIFEKAHGIAQEGFAVLFFDEVDTLIPDRGDDSLQRHERSLTNAFLQEMNEIEDNLLVIGATNMPFTIDPAATRRFPIQQFIPQPDKEVMAEVWRKHLSGMEGTGGIEYGRIGAASEGYTPAEIADRVLGSDLQREFVESVHLSDREPIEPSTEYFLERLDRTEPKTIRQYVASVRTKIDDLEGYPELRRYVEEQAERLDMRLGDGPSGLENLLAGGDADE
- a CDS encoding sugar phosphate nucleotidyltransferase — encoded protein: MDAIVLAGGFATRMWPITRRRPKMLLPVGETTVIDRILQQLEDDDRIDTVYLSTNEAFAETFREHLADRGYDKTQLSVEDTADEDEKFGVVGALSQLVDREDVDDDLFVIAGDNLIGFDLGEFLDEFEANGTPTLAAYDVGSREKAKSYGLVELDGSRVIDFQEKPDEPNSTLVSIACYAFPADSVRFAEYLAGDNNPDEPGWYIDWLQSNEPVHAFTFDDVWFDIGSADSYLDTVEWKLDGGSMVDPDATVENCEIGETVHVMAGATVRDSTLERTLVFPDATVENCNVDETILDTGTEVEDLRISQSLISDISVMDEDT
- a CDS encoding class I SAM-dependent methyltransferase, coding for MTDIERQPDAEGEYREHLERSATVWDRWSDWYSMSEQDFEPIREDLIEKLGLEPGDRVLEIGCGPGVNFAPVLDEIGDEGQLVAIDYSPEMIAKANARVDENRWENVDIMRADATTADLGTGYDAALATLSMSVMPDVERTVRNVHDALTRDAPLGILDLQGFQSGPLRLGNPLLGRFLRWYANWNVDGDVRAAVDDVFGGYELLETHMLGTVYTLTARRTIRQSTDSCL
- a CDS encoding sulfite exporter TauE/SafE family protein, producing the protein MIASCAPSGDLYAGEPIGLAVFALVGLLGGAHCIGMCGPLVTMYADRMRENGRRADSLTFVHVKQHGLFNLGRTMSYAVLGGLFGLAGNLVFVSGRRVTAIVSDIHAVTGLVVGALIVAVGLRYVAGSHAHDIAVPGTARLSAAINARLVPRVDRWVGNWRIAGLGAAHGLLPCPLLYPAFLYAFVQGDAIGGMAVLGVLGLGTIPAVFLTGTVFQSMGSEMRARLHRVLGIGFVLLGYIPLQHGLAMFGVALPHPPIPYYQPL
- a CDS encoding SCO family protein is translated as MDRRSYLSAVASTGLLGTAGCLTDVFDDELDGVVLDEPADQLADSEDLPYPAYGEALPEFELPDGLSDTVFDSAAMDRTALLTGVFTFCPDECGVLLNRFAGVQSLVDDLDRTDDVLFLPITFDPERDDETALRESSEMMGADLSLGNWKFLRPETPDRARTVVRDRLGIDFERTAESDRVEHYDFLHIVVTLLVNPGGVVERAYRGENIDPEKVTDDIDDIVANYDPAIHD
- a CDS encoding nitric oxide synthase oxygenase translates to MHEPLPEYDRVELYEQAHDFVEQCYAELGKEDEIEDRLDEIEDEIARRGHYDHTTEELKHGAKIAWRNSNRCIGRLFWQRLNVLDRRNCETAREVHEACCEHLERARNGGDIVPLLTVFKPVIDGEQQVRLWNYELLRYAGYQTDHGVVGDPDEVALTEYCQSRGWEGEGTRFDIQPHVIQIRDREPELFDVPESAIGEVPLSHPEYDWFEELGLRWYDVPVVSNMRMEIGGIQYTAAPFSGWYVSTEIGSRNLADEDRYDMLPIVAERLGLETDRDRNLWKDEALLVLNRAVLHSFDEAGVQIVDHHKVTDQFQQFERNEETAGRDVTGDRDWLLPPMSSATTHVFENQYDNRIERPNFFYQPDPVPIEERRTDIGR
- a CDS encoding NAD(P)-dependent alcohol dehydrogenase; the encoded protein is MQAARLHEYTHDMANGLSLDEVDQPQITASDHVLLDVEGAGWCQTDNHIIEGMWEEYVPQPLPMTLGHENAGTVAAVGDEVTLVSEGDQVICHPVRTCGTCRPCRMGETMYCENDQFSGLTTDGGFAETLLTNERAVIPLPDGVDPAEIAPHADAGITAYHAAKKAVGDLVPGDTAVVIGVGGLGHIGLQCIDAMSAAEIVAVDIKQEARDLASDLGAHHTLDPEGQDIPSEIEALTDGNGAAQVLDFVGADSTTALAPDICAAGGDHHIIGYGGHIHEPAQALVNGEFAYQGNIVGKYTELQELVALVERGDVDLHTTQFGLDEVNSVAEMLEHNEIEGRAVITP